Below is a genomic region from Gemmatimonadota bacterium.
CAAGCTTGAGCGTGCGCTTCTGGCCGCCCTCACCGGTCTGCGACATAAAGTCTTCGAGCGACACCGCCCCCTTGGCGGTACGACGGCTCTTGGCTTCGCGGTCGAGCCGCTCGCGACGCTGCGCGATTTCGCGGGCTTCCATGGAATCTTCCACCACCAAGAACTGATCGCCGGCCATCGGCACTCCCGTCATGCCGAGCACCTGCACCGGCATCGCCGGTCCAGCGCTCTTGACGATCTTGCCGCGCTCGTCGAGCAGTGCGCGCACGCGTCCGGAGAAGAGTCCGCAAATGAAGTCGTCACCGACCTTCAGCGTTCCGTTCTGGACGAGCACGGTCGCGACCGGACCCTTCCCGGCGTCAAGCTGCGCTTCCACCACGGAGCCCGTGGCGCGACGATCGGGATTGGCCTTGAGATCGAGGATTTCGGCCTGGAGCAGAATCTGCTCGAGCAGTTCCTTGACGTTCGTTCCCTTCTTGGCCGAGATCTCCTGATGAAGCGTTTGGCCGCCGAACTCTTCGAGCACGACACCGTGGCTCAGGAGTTCCTGCTTGACCTTGAGCGGATTTGCCGCTGGCAGGTCGCACTTGTTGATAGCAACGATCATCGGCACGCCGGCGTTCTTGGCGTGCGAAATGGCTTCGATGGTCTGCGGCATGATCGAGTCATCCGCCGCCACGACGAGCACGACGATGTCCGTCACCTGCGCACCGCGCGCACGCATGGCCGTGAAGGCTTCGTGGCCCGGCGTGTCGAGGAAGGTGATCTGCTTTTCGCCCGCGACGGTGACGTTGTAGGCACCGATGTGCTGCGTAATGCCACCGGCTTCGCCGGCGACGACGTTGGCCTTGCGGACGTAATCGAGGAGCGACGTCTTGCCGTGATCCACGTGGCCCATGATGGTGACAATGGGCGGACGGAACTTGAGGTCTTCGACGGCGTCCTTGACGACCTCTGTTGGCGAGGCCGCGTAATCTTCTTCGCGCTCGGCGTTGAAGCCGAACTCGCTGGAAATCATTTCGATCTGGTCGAAGTCAAGGCGCTGGTTGATGGTGACCATCAGCCCCAAGCTCTTGAATGCGAACGAGACGATCTGCGTGGCGGGAATCTTGAGAATGTCGGCGAGTTCATTGACCGTGATGAACTCGTTGACGCGCACAAGTTTCTTCTCGCGCTCGGCCATCTCGGCGCGCTGCGCTTCGAGCTCTTCACGCCCCGAGTCATCGCGACCGCCGCGACGCTTGGCGACCGGTCCGCCCATCTGGCGCATGGTGCGCGAGATGTTGGCCGACACGGCTTCCTGATCGACCTGCCCACGCTTGCCCTTCTTGCGACGCGGACCAGAGCTCGGCGCACCGCTTCCCATCGGCGGTCCACCCATGCCACCGCCCGTGGGGCGACGGTCATCACGACGCGAGACGCCACCACCACTGCCGCTCCCTGGCGTCGCCGAGGCAACGGGACGCGGCGGGAAGGGCAAACCACTGCCACCGCCACCCTGACCCGGACGCTGACGCGGCGCGCCAGGGACGATCGGGCGAGGACGCGGACGGCTTGGCATGGACGGCTCAGACGAACCCGTCGAGTACGGCACCGACGGCGGAGCCGGAGGAGCCGACGGAACTGACGGAGCAACAGGAGCGGGCGGCGCAACCGGAGCCGATGGCGCAACAGGTGCGACGGCAACCGGCGCAACGTCCTTCGGCGCGGCAGGAGTCAGCGGTTCGACGACCGGCGCGGCCTTTGGCGGAACGACGGCCTCAACGGCAGACGCAGCTGTGGTCGGCGGCGTGGCCGGTGCCTTGGCTTCGGGCGCAACAGGAGCCACAACGACGGGCGCGGGCGCCTCGACGACAGGTTCCGGCACGACGACGTCTGCCTTGCGGCGACGCGTGGAGGCCGGACGTGGCGCTTCTGGCTCAGGCGTGGGCTCGGGGGCCGGTTCGGCCTTTTTACGAGCTGCCGGTTTTTTGGGCTTGGTGGGCGCCTCGGCCTCAGCGGAAGGCGCATCGACGGCCGCGGTGGTGCGCCGACGACGCGCGGGCGTCGCCGACGGCTCTGCGGCCTTGGCGCTGCGTACGCGCTTCTCGCGCTCCCAGCGCGCACGCACGCGTGCCGTCTGGTCGTCGGTCAGTGGCGTCAGATGGCTACGAACGACGACATCGAGTGCACGAAGCATCCCGATGACTTCGTCGCTCTCAATGCCGAACTCGGCGGCCAACTCATGAACCCGAAGCTTGCTCAAACTACCTCCGTTATGCGATCACGCATTTGCGCCATCGACGATGGCGCGAATGCCCTTCGCCAACTGCACGTCGACGATGCCAACCACCGCCGTCGTTTCCCGCCCCGTCGCGCCACCCAGCGCGACTGCGGCGGCTCCGTCTACAATCGGGACCCGCTTTGCCGTGAGGAGCGGCACGACTTTGTCGCGGCTGTTGGATGATGCGTCGCCGGCCACAATGGCCAGCCGAAGCGTCCCCTTGCCCGCTGCCTCCCTCACCCGATCCACACCCACCACCGCCAGTCGGCCGCGCACGCCAAGCCCAACGAGCCCCAGCACGCGCTTCCAACTGGCGTCGTTCATCACCCCTGCGGCGCGTCGGGCGCGGCGGGCGTCTCAGCGGCCACGTCGTCTGCTTCGTCGTCGGTGAGTTCGTCAATCATCTTCATGATGCGATCAGCCTCTTCCGGCGCGATGCCGGGGAGCTTGAGGAAATCCTCGCGCTCGAGGTCGATGATGTCGTTGAGCGTGCGATAGCCGCCGGCCTCGAGCACCGCCACCGTGGCGGGCGGGAGTCCTTCGATTTCGCTGAGCTGCACATCGGCCGCGTCTTCGTCCGGCAACGGCGCAAAGAGCGGCACATCGCCACCGCGCTCGAGCCATTCGCGGCTCGAGTACAGGTCGATCTTCCACTCGGTGAGTTCCGAGGCGAGGCGCACGTTCTGTCCGTTGCGGCCGATGGCCAGCGAGAGCTGGTCTTCGTCGACAACGGCCTGAATGGTTTTGGTCGCGGCGTCGCTGAACACGCGCGCCACCTTGGCGGGCGCGAGCGCGAGCTTGGCAAAACGCTCCGGGTCAGCCGACCACGGCACAATGTCGATGCGCTCGCCGCCGAGTTCCTGCACGACGGCCTGCACACGCGCGCCCTTGAGCCCGACGCACGCGCCCACCGGATCAATCGACTCATCACGCGAGACGACGGCGATCTTGGTGCGGCTGCCCACTTCGCGCGAGGCGGCTTTGATTTCGACAATGCCCTGCTGAATTTCCGGCACTTCGAGCTTGA
It encodes:
- a CDS encoding ribosomal L7Ae/L30e/S12e/Gadd45 family protein translates to MNDASWKRVLGLVGLGVRGRLAVVGVDRVREAAGKGTLRLAIVAGDASSNSRDKVVPLLTAKRVPIVDGAAAVALGGATGRETTAVVGIVDVQLAKGIRAIVDGANA
- the infB gene encoding translation initiation factor IF-2, translating into MSKLRVHELAAEFGIESDEVIGMLRALDVVVRSHLTPLTDDQTARVRARWEREKRVRSAKAAEPSATPARRRRTTAAVDAPSAEAEAPTKPKKPAARKKAEPAPEPTPEPEAPRPASTRRRKADVVVPEPVVEAPAPVVVAPVAPEAKAPATPPTTAASAVEAVVPPKAAPVVEPLTPAAPKDVAPVAVAPVAPSAPVAPPAPVAPSVPSAPPAPPSVPYSTGSSEPSMPSRPRPRPIVPGAPRQRPGQGGGGSGLPFPPRPVASATPGSGSGGGVSRRDDRRPTGGGMGGPPMGSGAPSSGPRRKKGKRGQVDQEAVSANISRTMRQMGGPVAKRRGGRDDSGREELEAQRAEMAEREKKLVRVNEFITVNELADILKIPATQIVSFAFKSLGLMVTINQRLDFDQIEMISSEFGFNAEREEDYAASPTEVVKDAVEDLKFRPPIVTIMGHVDHGKTSLLDYVRKANVVAGEAGGITQHIGAYNVTVAGEKQITFLDTPGHEAFTAMRARGAQVTDIVVLVVAADDSIMPQTIEAISHAKNAGVPMIVAINKCDLPAANPLKVKQELLSHGVVLEEFGGQTLHQEISAKKGTNVKELLEQILLQAEILDLKANPDRRATGSVVEAQLDAGKGPVATVLVQNGTLKVGDDFICGLFSGRVRALLDERGKIVKSAGPAMPVQVLGMTGVPMAGDQFLVVEDSMEAREIAQRRERLDREAKSRRTAKGAVSLEDFMSQTGEGGQKRTLKLVIKADQGGPAEALADALQQLSTAEVQVEVIQRAVGAVTEGDILLAKASGAIIIGFHVRPDTKARTAAEREGVDIKLYKIIYEAVADVRAALEGMLRPDEKEVIYGEAEVREVFKVSKIGTIAGSYVRSGVINRQGRVRVMRNGVEVYDGTIGSLRRFKDDAKEVKDGFECGIGIDNFNDVKVGDMFECYRKESVARTLDSPGN
- the nusA gene encoding transcription termination factor NusA → MAGSTEILNAIRELANLKQIERSELHELLQDGINAALAKKHGVTVNAEVDIDELKGDIKIVLLKTVVETVEDPAREIILEEARFEDPDYQLGDVMEIPVDFAEFGRSAVQAAKQRIIQRVREGERTKIRDEFTSRQGDLLSGEIQQIERGKIVIMLNKFREAEAIIPYREQNHREDYKQGEPIRAVLKKIEETPKGPRLVLSRADPLFVKALFKLEVPEIQQGIVEIKAASREVGSRTKIAVVSRDESIDPVGACVGLKGARVQAVVQELGGERIDIVPWSADPERFAKLALAPAKVARVFSDAATKTIQAVVDEDQLSLAIGRNGQNVRLASELTEWKIDLYSSREWLERGGDVPLFAPLPDEDAADVQLSEIEGLPPATVAVLEAGGYRTLNDIIDLEREDFLKLPGIAPEEADRIMKMIDELTDDEADDVAAETPAAPDAPQG